One genomic window of Mucilaginibacter sp. SJ includes the following:
- a CDS encoding helical backbone metal receptor, producing MLVFRDQLSRKVELSGTPRRIISIVPSQTELLFYLGLNVEVIGITKFCIHPAERFNSTTKVGGTKQLDVEKIRLLAPDLIIANKEENDRFQVEELMNICPVWISDIFNLDSALQMIACIGDIIGKPGQANMLCMEINDRFSGIKLPVTGLKVAYLIWRRPYMLAGRGTFIDSMLQRCGLSNVTDAERYPEIDAAALAAVNPDLVFLSSEPYPFAQKHIEEFEVLLPNAEVVLVDGEMFSWYGSRLLYAPAYFKQLINGLVKN from the coding sequence ATGCTGGTATTCCGGGACCAGCTAAGCCGAAAGGTTGAACTTTCCGGAACCCCCAGGCGGATCATTTCTATTGTCCCTTCACAAACAGAATTGCTTTTTTACCTTGGCTTAAACGTTGAGGTGATAGGCATTACTAAATTTTGTATCCATCCGGCAGAAAGGTTTAATTCAACAACGAAAGTAGGAGGGACTAAACAGCTTGATGTCGAAAAAATCCGGTTGCTGGCTCCCGATTTAATTATCGCCAATAAAGAAGAGAACGACCGTTTCCAGGTAGAAGAGTTAATGAATATATGCCCGGTGTGGATCAGTGATATTTTTAATCTGGATTCGGCTTTGCAAATGATTGCTTGCATTGGTGATATTATAGGTAAGCCCGGGCAGGCAAACATGCTTTGCATGGAAATCAACGATCGTTTTAGCGGTATAAAACTTCCTGTAACAGGGCTGAAAGTTGCTTATCTCATTTGGCGAAGACCCTATATGCTTGCCGGCAGGGGAACTTTCATTGATAGTATGCTGCAAAGATGTGGGCTAAGCAATGTAACAGATGCCGAACGTTATCCGGAGATTGATGCAGCTGCTTTAGCCGCAGTTAATCCCGATCTTGTTTTTCTGTCATCGGAGCCATATCCATTCGCTCAAAAACATATAGAGGAGTTTGAGGTGCTTTTACCAAATGCTGAAGTGGTTTTGGTAGACGGTGAAATGTTTTCATGGTATGGCAGCAGGCTTTTATACGCACCGGCATACTTCAAACAGTTGATAAATGGGCTTGTAAAAAATTAA
- a CDS encoding nucleotide sugar dehydrogenase, giving the protein MSDQSNSITNKFQAPANIHIAIIGLGYVGLPLAVEFAKKYPVKGFDIKQSRVDELNNAFDRTLETSSDELSAVLNLKDEGKGLTFTSQITDIASCNVYIVSVPTPTDQHNRPDLSLLIRASKSIAGVLKRGDVVIYESTVYPGVTEDVCVPVLQKESGLHYNRDFFAGYSPERINPGDKVHTLTNILKVTSGSTPEAADFIDSLYQSIVKAGTHKAPAIKVAEACKVIENSQRDINIAFVNELAKIFNIMDIDTHAVLAAAGTKWNFLNFKPGLVGGHCTGVDPYYLAAKAQQMGYHPEIILAGRRLNDGMGTYVALEVIKLMVKNDISVKNSKILVLGFTFKENCPDVRNTRVIDIIKGFDGFDAACEIYDPWADPDEVKREYGISTLKNYRQLSGAYDAIVMAVAHREFYDLDYASLKHTPSSVIYDIKGILNKDVVSGRL; this is encoded by the coding sequence ATGTCTGATCAATCAAATTCGATCACTAATAAATTTCAGGCTCCTGCAAATATTCATATTGCAATAATAGGTCTTGGCTATGTGGGATTGCCCCTTGCTGTTGAATTTGCCAAAAAATATCCTGTAAAAGGTTTCGATATTAAACAAAGCCGGGTTGATGAGCTGAATAACGCATTTGACCGTACCCTTGAAACCAGTAGCGACGAACTATCGGCAGTTTTAAATTTAAAGGATGAAGGCAAAGGACTTACTTTTACATCGCAGATAACGGACATTGCTTCCTGTAACGTTTATATTGTTTCGGTACCAACACCTACCGACCAGCACAACCGGCCCGATCTGAGCCTGCTTATCCGGGCAAGTAAATCAATAGCAGGTGTATTGAAGAGGGGGGATGTGGTTATTTATGAATCAACAGTTTATCCCGGCGTAACTGAGGATGTTTGTGTACCTGTTTTACAAAAAGAATCAGGTTTGCATTATAACAGGGATTTTTTTGCAGGATACTCGCCCGAGCGCATAAATCCGGGGGATAAAGTTCATACGTTGACCAATATTTTAAAAGTAACATCGGGCTCAACACCCGAGGCTGCTGATTTTATTGACAGCTTATACCAGTCAATAGTAAAAGCAGGAACGCATAAGGCCCCTGCCATTAAAGTTGCAGAAGCCTGTAAGGTGATTGAAAATTCGCAGCGGGATATCAATATCGCTTTTGTAAACGAACTCGCCAAAATATTCAACATCATGGATATTGACACCCATGCGGTTTTGGCGGCGGCAGGTACCAAGTGGAATTTCCTGAATTTTAAACCAGGCCTTGTAGGCGGGCACTGCACAGGAGTTGATCCGTATTACCTTGCAGCAAAAGCCCAGCAAATGGGTTATCACCCTGAAATTATCCTGGCCGGGCGAAGGCTTAATGATGGAATGGGTACGTACGTTGCCCTTGAGGTCATTAAACTAATGGTGAAGAATGATATTTCGGTAAAAAACTCAAAGATCCTTGTGCTCGGTTTTACTTTCAAGGAAAATTGCCCGGATGTTCGTAACACCAGGGTGATCGATATTATTAAGGGATTTGATGGTTTTGACGCTGCCTGTGAAATATATGATCCATGGGCTGACCCGGATGAAGTAAAAAGAGAATATGGTATCTCTACATTAAAAAATTACCGGCAACTAAGCGGCGCTTATGATGCTATTGTTATGGCTGTGGCACATCGCGAGTTTTATGATTTAGACTACGCAAGCTTAAAACATACACCATCGTCAGTAATTTATGACATAAAAGGCATTTTAAACAAGGATGTTGTAAGCGGACGGTTGTAA
- a CDS encoding acetyltransferase (WbbJ; catalyzes the transfer of the O-acetyl moiety to the O antigen; part of the lipopolysaccharide biosynthetic pathway): protein MLNKIKIAIKTYGYKGCIINSFLYINTLLFYKNARLIRLPIEIRGKKFIDFGKKLTTGKNCRIEVTVFDIDYSKKQKIIEFGNNIVINNSVHIGARYSVKIGNNVLIASNVFISDHNHGNYSDPAGHSSPLTAPNKRPLSGSAVNIEDDVWIGEFTAILPGVNIGKGCIIGSMSVVTKSIPPYSIAVGTPARVIKKYNFETQKWEKVI from the coding sequence ATGCTAAATAAAATAAAAATAGCTATTAAAACATACGGTTATAAAGGTTGCATTATTAATTCCTTCCTATATATAAACACACTGCTATTTTATAAAAACGCAAGACTTATCAGGCTACCTATCGAAATTAGAGGAAAAAAATTTATAGATTTTGGCAAAAAGCTCACTACCGGAAAAAACTGCAGAATTGAAGTAACTGTATTTGACATAGACTATTCAAAGAAGCAAAAAATTATTGAATTTGGAAATAACATTGTAATCAATAATTCTGTTCACATAGGTGCCAGATATTCAGTAAAAATTGGCAATAATGTATTAATAGCCAGTAACGTTTTTATTTCCGACCATAATCATGGCAACTATTCTGACCCTGCAGGACATAGCTCCCCTCTTACGGCGCCCAATAAAAGACCACTTTCCGGAAGTGCTGTTAATATTGAAGATGATGTGTGGATTGGTGAATTTACTGCCATTTTACCGGGAGTAAATATTGGAAAGGGCTGTATTATTGGTTCCATGTCCGTTGTAACTAAGTCTATTCCTCCTTATAGTATAGCTGTTGGCACACCTGCCAGGGTTATTAAAAAATATAATTTTGAAACACAAAAATGGGAAAAGGTAATTTAA
- a CDS encoding MgtC/SapB family protein: protein MAFNTEILIRFLLALLWGGLVGAEREYHGKAAGFRTTIMISFGACFFTLMSTAIGAPNNADRIASNVVTGIGFLGAGVIFRGENRVNGITTAATIWAVAAVGMGIGAGYYLAAGCASIMILFILSVLPFFQKKIDYYNQSKTFYIKYPVSANGIMLCENMMRTHKLKFRMVKRVKDGDYMLLTWQLHGPSVKMDLFINSISDISVIEHFEFS from the coding sequence ATGGCTTTCAATACAGAAATCCTGATCAGGTTTTTGCTGGCCCTGTTGTGGGGTGGACTTGTAGGCGCAGAAAGAGAATATCATGGTAAAGCCGCTGGCTTCCGTACAACCATTATGATATCTTTTGGCGCTTGTTTTTTCACCCTCATGTCAACAGCTATTGGAGCGCCCAATAATGCAGACAGGATCGCTTCAAACGTGGTTACCGGGATTGGGTTCCTTGGCGCCGGCGTTATTTTCAGAGGCGAAAACCGGGTTAATGGAATCACCACCGCAGCTACCATCTGGGCCGTTGCGGCAGTAGGCATGGGTATTGGAGCCGGTTACTATTTAGCTGCCGGGTGCGCCAGCATAATGATCCTGTTTATACTTTCCGTACTTCCTTTCTTTCAAAAAAAAATAGATTATTATAATCAATCCAAAACATTTTATATTAAATACCCGGTCTCGGCAAATGGTATCATGTTATGCGAAAATATGATGCGAACTCATAAATTGAAATTCAGGATGGTTAAGAGAGTGAAAGATGGCGACTATATGCTTTTAACGTGGCAGCTTCACGGGCCTTCAGTTAAAATGGATCTGTTCATCAACTCAATTAGCGACATTTCGGTTATCGAACATTTTGAGTTTTCGTGA
- a CDS encoding glycosyltransferase, with protein MKPHFKIALLIPTLNAGDRWLNTLNSVNDQSFNTFEKIIIDSGSSDGTVSLAEQFGFKIININKSDFNHGKTRQQLVDLSGNVDICIFLTQDAILASPDSILNIIKVFNDAEIGMAYGRQLPHKNAKILESHARLYNYPATSHVRSSKDIAQMGFKVFFCSNSFAAYRREALLATGGFPTDSIMGEDAIVAAKMLTAGYKKAYVANAIVYHSHTYTLLQEFRRYFDTRVFHEQNKWLIDDFGKPTGEGFKFMRSELVYVIRHKKTIILNSIFSLAAKWLGYKIGKFYKGMPKQVLKRLSMHSYYWK; from the coding sequence ATGAAACCCCATTTTAAAATTGCATTATTAATCCCTACTCTTAACGCCGGAGACAGGTGGTTAAATACACTAAATAGCGTAAACGATCAATCATTTAATACATTTGAAAAAATAATAATCGATTCCGGCTCTTCTGATGGCACAGTTTCTTTAGCAGAACAATTCGGATTTAAAATAATCAACATCAATAAATCTGATTTTAATCATGGTAAAACCCGACAACAACTTGTTGACTTATCCGGGAATGTAGATATATGCATTTTTTTAACACAAGATGCAATATTAGCTTCCCCTGATAGCATATTAAATATTATTAAAGTTTTTAATGACGCTGAAATAGGAATGGCATATGGCCGACAGCTTCCGCATAAAAATGCCAAAATATTAGAAAGCCATGCCCGTTTATACAACTATCCAGCTACATCTCATGTTCGTTCATCCAAAGACATAGCACAAATGGGGTTCAAAGTGTTTTTTTGTTCAAATTCATTCGCGGCATATCGCCGCGAAGCTCTTTTAGCAACCGGTGGCTTTCCAACAGATTCAATTATGGGTGAGGATGCAATCGTTGCTGCTAAGATGTTAACAGCAGGGTATAAAAAGGCGTACGTTGCCAATGCAATCGTTTATCATTCTCATACATATACATTGCTACAGGAATTTAGAAGGTATTTTGATACCCGGGTTTTTCACGAGCAAAATAAATGGTTGATTGATGATTTCGGAAAACCAACCGGAGAAGGTTTTAAATTTATGCGATCTGAATTAGTTTATGTCATAAGACACAAAAAAACCATTATTCTAAATTCAATCTTTTCTTTAGCTGCAAAATGGTTGGGCTATAAAATCGGCAAATTCTATAAAGGAATGCCTAAGCAGGTTTTAAAACGATTGTCAATGCATTCATACTACTGGAAATAA
- a CDS encoding glycosyltransferase family 2 protein, with protein sequence MNKPLVTVITSSFNSASTIEQTICSVINQTYTNIEYIVIDGGSTDGTVEILRKYDKNITYWVSEPDKGIYNAWNKGLKSAKGDWISFLGADDIYLNNAIENYVTYINYNQQKAEFDFVSSVMEYVDKDLNVLRLVGKPWYWRGFNDTMVTIHCGALHNRNFFEKYGCFDESYRSAGDYALLLKAGQNLKSGFINTITVKMREGGVSSKGLFLFKEVLKAKRDSKHVPMLKAYIRFYVGIMMFFLRKTRGYLSK encoded by the coding sequence ATGAACAAACCCTTAGTTACCGTTATAACATCTTCATTTAATTCGGCGAGCACAATTGAACAAACCATTTGTAGTGTAATTAACCAAACTTATACAAATATAGAGTATATAGTTATAGACGGCGGATCTACAGATGGCACTGTAGAAATATTAAGGAAGTACGACAAAAATATAACTTATTGGGTTAGTGAACCGGATAAGGGAATCTATAATGCATGGAACAAAGGATTGAAAAGTGCAAAGGGTGATTGGATTTCGTTTTTGGGAGCAGATGATATTTATTTAAATAATGCAATAGAAAACTACGTTACCTACATTAATTATAATCAGCAAAAAGCTGAATTCGATTTCGTATCGTCGGTTATGGAATACGTAGATAAAGATCTGAATGTGTTACGCCTCGTTGGGAAACCCTGGTATTGGAGAGGGTTCAACGATACAATGGTAACTATTCATTGCGGCGCTTTGCATAACAGAAACTTCTTCGAAAAATATGGATGCTTTGATGAATCGTACAGAAGTGCCGGCGATTATGCGTTATTATTAAAAGCCGGGCAAAATTTAAAAAGCGGCTTTATAAATACAATAACAGTAAAGATGAGAGAAGGCGGCGTGAGTAGCAAAGGTCTATTTCTTTTTAAAGAGGTTTTAAAAGCAAAACGAGATTCAAAGCATGTACCAATGCTAAAAGCTTATATACGTTTTTATGTGGGTATAATGATGTTTTTTTTAAGGAAAACACGAGGTTATTTATCAAAGTAA
- a CDS encoding undecaprenyl-phosphate glucose phosphotransferase, producing MIHRYATFIKAVNLTIDYIILNMSMVISYFIEDRSYIFWINNRQYLPIVLVFNLIWLLSANITGLYEHVLNKDSIKTYRGVIKTYLLFVSFICFTIIILIGTKAYFITREYLFYSLALFGFLLGLWKLIFLSIRKSDRASLIDTRTVIIIGGGRIGSDLYSFFKQNPERGYKLVGFFDDGLNSVLDQSLYLGGTNDCISYVLNNKVDEIFCTLPNSEAEKIEQLMLDADKNLIRFKFVPEYYDYAKKPTFIQSFGHIPVISVRPEPLENMLNRSIKRLFDICFSIFVILFIFSWLFPILAIIIKLESKGPIFFVQERSGRDNKPFKCYKFRSMRVNHDSDKKQATRGDSRITKSGAFIRKTSIDELPQFFNVILGNMSVVGPRPHMISHTQQYSQLIDTFMVRHFLKPGITGWAQVSGLRGETQTTQAMLERVEADVWYLENWSFLLDMKIIFLTVWNVFKGEKNAF from the coding sequence ATGATTCACAGATACGCTACTTTTATTAAAGCAGTGAACCTTACCATTGATTATATTATACTTAATATGAGTATGGTAATTTCTTACTTCATCGAAGACCGGTCATATATTTTTTGGATTAACAACAGGCAGTACCTGCCTATTGTATTGGTTTTTAATCTAATTTGGCTGTTATCAGCTAATATCACCGGGCTTTATGAACATGTTCTCAATAAGGATTCAATTAAAACTTATCGCGGCGTAATTAAAACCTATTTGCTGTTTGTAAGCTTTATTTGCTTCACGATCATCATATTAATAGGCACCAAAGCGTATTTTATAACACGCGAGTATCTTTTTTACTCGCTGGCATTATTCGGTTTCCTGCTTGGTTTATGGAAGCTAATATTCCTGAGTATCCGTAAAAGCGACCGCGCGTCACTTATTGATACACGTACTGTTATCATTATAGGTGGGGGCCGCATCGGGTCAGACTTGTATAGCTTTTTTAAACAAAATCCCGAACGTGGGTATAAACTTGTTGGCTTTTTTGATGATGGGTTGAACAGTGTACTTGACCAAAGCCTTTATTTAGGCGGCACTAATGATTGTATAAGCTATGTGCTTAACAATAAAGTGGATGAAATATTTTGTACACTACCAAACTCTGAAGCCGAGAAGATAGAGCAGTTAATGCTTGATGCAGATAAAAACCTGATTAGGTTTAAATTTGTACCTGAATATTACGACTACGCTAAAAAGCCAACTTTTATACAAAGCTTTGGCCATATCCCGGTTATATCCGTAAGGCCCGAACCTTTGGAGAACATGCTGAACCGCTCTATCAAACGCTTGTTTGATATCTGTTTTTCAATATTTGTGATCCTGTTTATTTTTAGCTGGTTATTCCCCATTTTGGCCATCATTATAAAGCTCGAGTCAAAAGGGCCGATATTCTTTGTACAGGAGCGCTCAGGCAGGGACAATAAGCCATTTAAATGCTACAAATTCCGCAGCATGCGAGTTAATCACGATTCGGATAAAAAACAAGCTACACGTGGCGATTCACGCATAACCAAATCCGGGGCGTTTATCCGTAAAACAAGTATCGACGAATTGCCACAGTTCTTTAACGTAATATTAGGCAATATGTCGGTAGTAGGCCCAAGGCCACACATGATAAGCCACACGCAGCAATATTCGCAGCTTATTGATACTTTCATGGTAAGGCATTTTCTTAAACCGGGTATTACAGGTTGGGCCCAGGTGTCGGGCCTAAGGGGCGAAACTCAAACCACACAGGCTATGCTTGAGCGTGTTGAGGCTGATGTTTGGTATCTTGAAAACTGGTCGTTCCTGCTGGATATGAAGATTATCTTCCTGACCGTATGGAACGTGTTTAAAGGCGAAAAGAACGCGTTTTAA
- a CDS encoding sugar transferase, translated as MRYSKLLQPFTFFCDLILLNIALQCAHLFIFTFYSSEIQSTDFLLLVNLTWITIASVTKNYIIKRPLILSDNLSKFMSSMVYHLVMVLGIVYFFKLYEVSRMVMFCTYLLFFIFIVIQRSLIFFTLDYIRKKGYNVKHVIIIGNTDIVNRVKKSFSRHPEYGYNFITTIPEEMIEGLPHEILFDKILEARPDEAFICYKFMDQLLLNKLVDLGDQHSIKIKLVSDLVLDNSYASIVNYENLPVIQLSSSIELSLKIIFFKRCFDIMFSLLVMIPGLPVFIALAIITKLTSKGPVFYRQERIGRNHKPFRMYKFRSMYVNSEQAVPMLSKDKDPRITKWGIFLRKSRLDELPQFWNVLKGDMSIVGPRPERQYFIEQLIEESPNYKKLFKLKPGLTSIGQVNYGYAENVQEMRHRVRYDLIYLKNINFNNDLSIIFQTIKVMVQLKGK; from the coding sequence ATGCGCTACTCTAAACTACTTCAGCCATTCACATTTTTTTGTGATTTAATCTTATTAAATATTGCACTGCAATGTGCTCACCTGTTTATATTTACGTTCTACTCGTCAGAAATACAGTCAACTGATTTTTTATTATTAGTTAACTTAACCTGGATTACCATCGCTTCGGTAACTAAAAACTACATCATAAAGAGACCCCTGATATTAAGTGACAATTTAAGCAAATTCATGTCCTCTATGGTGTACCACCTGGTAATGGTTCTGGGGATAGTTTATTTCTTTAAGCTTTATGAGGTAAGCAGAATGGTGATGTTTTGTACATATCTTTTGTTTTTTATCTTCATAGTTATCCAACGCTCTCTAATCTTTTTCACACTCGATTATATTCGTAAAAAGGGCTATAATGTTAAACATGTTATCATAATTGGCAATACAGATATCGTTAACCGGGTAAAAAAATCATTTTCAAGACATCCGGAATACGGGTATAATTTTATTACCACTATACCTGAAGAAATGATAGAAGGCTTGCCCCATGAAATATTATTTGATAAAATCCTTGAAGCCAGGCCAGATGAAGCATTTATATGCTACAAATTTATGGATCAGCTTTTATTGAATAAACTGGTTGACCTGGGCGACCAGCATTCCATTAAAATTAAACTGGTTTCAGATCTTGTACTTGATAATAGCTATGCCAGTATCGTCAATTATGAAAATCTCCCTGTAATACAGCTCTCTTCTTCTATTGAGCTCAGTCTGAAAATTATTTTTTTCAAGCGCTGTTTCGATATTATGTTTTCCCTTTTAGTAATGATCCCGGGACTTCCTGTGTTTATCGCATTAGCCATAATAACTAAATTAACTTCAAAAGGCCCGGTTTTTTATCGCCAGGAAAGAATTGGCAGAAATCATAAACCCTTCAGAATGTATAAGTTCAGAAGCATGTACGTAAATTCAGAGCAAGCCGTGCCGATGCTGTCAAAAGATAAAGATCCGCGGATTACGAAATGGGGCATATTTTTACGCAAATCCAGGCTGGATGAATTACCTCAGTTTTGGAATGTTTTAAAGGGAGACATGTCTATCGTTGGCCCAAGGCCAGAAAGGCAGTATTTTATTGAACAACTTATAGAAGAATCGCCCAACTACAAAAAGTTATTTAAACTTAAACCCGGCCTCACTTCTATAGGACAGGTAAATTATGGCTATGCCGAAAATGTTCAGGAAATGCGTCACCGGGTTCGTTACGATCTTATATATTTAAAAAACATCAACTTTAATAACGACTTAAGCATAATTTTCCAAACCATAAAAGTGATGGTTCAACTTAAGGGAAAGTAA
- a CDS encoding glycosyltransferase family 4 protein gives MKIKFLPYQPHSFAFGGFEIQMLSTFNAIKQLGMNVSKLDVWDRDDNFDILHCWGLDMANYENVYWAKRAKKKVVVTALLNYYESNIQKFKFHLSSFIYKQRLVKEMLPNIDTVVVVNEKQAEVCYRYLKIPAHKVCIIPNVVDEKFFNYKPGENSKNGYILAVGNICNRKNQVNLAISCADDKIPLFLIGKVLNGEEKYADELNSIIKQSDNITWVKGLKENSDELIEYFANCTALALPSFAEQQPIALLEGAVLRKPLIIADKAYARQKYYHNSQLVNPDSISSIKTGLKNVLVNPAKYIPDIEPLLECKSINVANAYANVYNNI, from the coding sequence ATGAAAATTAAATTTTTGCCATATCAGCCCCATAGTTTCGCATTTGGCGGCTTCGAAATACAAATGTTATCTACATTCAATGCTATTAAACAACTTGGCATGAATGTCAGTAAACTTGATGTATGGGACAGGGACGACAACTTTGATATTTTACATTGCTGGGGCCTTGATATGGCCAACTATGAAAATGTTTACTGGGCAAAAAGAGCCAAAAAAAAGGTGGTAGTCACCGCGCTTTTAAATTATTACGAATCTAACATTCAAAAATTTAAATTCCACTTATCATCCTTTATTTATAAACAGAGGCTGGTTAAAGAAATGCTACCAAACATTGATACTGTAGTTGTAGTAAATGAAAAACAAGCAGAAGTTTGTTATAGATACTTAAAAATACCAGCCCATAAAGTTTGTATAATACCCAACGTAGTAGATGAGAAGTTTTTTAATTACAAGCCCGGAGAAAATTCAAAAAACGGTTACATATTGGCGGTAGGCAATATATGTAATCGTAAAAATCAAGTCAATTTAGCAATTAGCTGTGCTGATGATAAGATACCTTTGTTTTTGATTGGTAAGGTATTAAATGGAGAAGAAAAATATGCAGATGAATTGAATAGCATTATAAAACAAAGCGATAACATTACATGGGTAAAAGGATTAAAAGAAAACTCTGATGAACTAATCGAATATTTTGCTAATTGTACAGCATTGGCTTTACCAAGCTTTGCCGAACAACAGCCCATTGCCTTACTTGAAGGAGCCGTGTTACGCAAACCTTTAATTATTGCTGATAAAGCTTATGCGCGGCAAAAATATTACCATAACAGCCAGCTTGTTAATCCAGATTCAATTTCATCAATAAAAACCGGGCTAAAAAATGTTTTAGTTAATCCCGCAAAATATATACCGGATATTGAGCCACTCCTTGAGTGTAAAAGTATTAATGTTGCAAATGCGTATGCCAATGTCTACAATAATATTTGA
- a CDS encoding glycosyltransferase translates to MGKGNLKRIVVSAVNFNEGGPLSVLNDCLASLNKISNEQNIEVTVLVHKVILVKDYAESFNVVEFPQIKTSWIRRVYFEYYQCKKLEKIFKPDLWIALHDITPNVTCKQVVYCHNPAPFYNMTGNELFTDPTFFMFCLFYKFLYRINIKKNEYVIVQQQWLREEFERNYKVKTIVAYPVNDAKVVLKEGVCQPEKKKEKFLFFFPAFPRVAKNFQALLEAASLLSKKRTDFDIILSITGNENKYATALFNKYQHIKEIRFEGKKTREEIFGLYNIIDCMVFPSKLETWGLPISEFKSLNKPMILADLKYAHEAAANCHFLKFFNPNDPIELAYYMELLIDGKLTFDSNKVNDPEMPFFNNWDKLIEFLIQ, encoded by the coding sequence ATGGGAAAAGGTAATTTAAAAAGAATTGTTGTATCTGCCGTTAACTTTAATGAGGGGGGGCCCTTAAGCGTTTTAAATGACTGTTTAGCATCATTAAACAAGATTTCCAACGAGCAAAATATTGAAGTTACTGTATTAGTTCATAAAGTGATTTTGGTAAAAGACTACGCGGAGTCTTTTAATGTAGTTGAATTTCCTCAAATTAAAACCTCCTGGATTAGAAGGGTTTACTTTGAATATTACCAGTGTAAAAAGTTGGAAAAAATATTTAAACCCGATTTATGGATCGCCTTGCATGATATAACGCCTAACGTGACGTGCAAACAAGTTGTTTATTGCCATAACCCAGCTCCTTTTTACAACATGACTGGCAACGAACTGTTTACTGACCCTACATTTTTTATGTTTTGCCTCTTTTACAAATTCTTATACAGAATAAACATAAAAAAAAACGAGTATGTAATTGTTCAACAACAATGGTTAAGGGAAGAGTTTGAGCGCAATTACAAAGTAAAAACTATTGTCGCCTATCCGGTTAATGATGCGAAAGTGGTTTTGAAAGAAGGTGTTTGCCAACCAGAAAAGAAGAAAGAAAAGTTTCTTTTTTTTTTCCCGGCTTTTCCAAGGGTGGCCAAAAACTTCCAGGCACTTTTAGAAGCAGCTTCATTGCTTTCTAAAAAGCGAACTGATTTTGATATTATACTTTCTATAACCGGCAATGAAAATAAATATGCAACGGCTCTATTTAACAAGTATCAACATATAAAAGAAATCAGATTTGAAGGAAAAAAAACGCGGGAGGAAATTTTTGGTTTGTATAATATAATAGATTGCATGGTTTTTCCATCAAAGCTTGAAACATGGGGTCTGCCTATAAGTGAATTCAAAAGTTTAAATAAACCAATGATTTTAGCAGATTTAAAATATGCTCATGAGGCTGCTGCAAACTGTCATTTTTTAAAATTTTTCAATCCCAATGACCCTATCGAACTGGCTTATTACATGGAACTTTTAATTGATGGCAAATTAACTTTTGATTCAAATAAGGTTAACGACCCTGAAATGCCCTTCTTTAATAATTGGGACAAATTAATAGAATTTTTAATTCAATAA